The following coding sequences are from one Aerosakkonema funiforme FACHB-1375 window:
- the crtB gene encoding 15-cis-phytoene synthase CrtB, whose translation MLQLSNTPRMRTLASLENAYELCRQITAKYGKTFYLGTLLMPEDKRRAIWAIYAWCRRTDELVDGPQASTTTQETLDSWERQLESVFAGHPVDDQDVALVDTVQHFPIDIQPFRDMIEGQRMDLYRSRYQTFEELNLYCYRVAGTVGLMSTAVLGVDGSDRTAPWNKDDRIYIPTEEAIALGVAKQLTNILRDVGEDARRGRIYIPLEELALFNYTEEDLFKGVVDDRWRELMRFQIQRARKYFAISEKGIKALNPDARWPVWAAMMLYQQILDAIERNQYDVFGQRAYVSTPRKMLCLPIAAMRAKVL comes from the coding sequence ATGCTGCAACTGTCTAATACCCCTCGTATGAGAACGCTGGCCTCTTTGGAGAACGCTTACGAACTCTGTCGTCAGATTACTGCCAAATACGGCAAGACATTTTATTTGGGCACCTTATTGATGCCAGAAGATAAGCGTCGCGCCATCTGGGCAATTTACGCATGGTGCCGTCGCACCGATGAACTGGTGGATGGCCCCCAGGCCAGTACGACAACGCAAGAAACTTTGGATAGCTGGGAACGCCAGTTAGAATCCGTGTTTGCCGGTCATCCCGTGGACGATCAAGATGTGGCTTTAGTCGATACGGTGCAACATTTCCCGATCGATATTCAGCCATTTCGGGACATGATCGAAGGGCAACGAATGGACTTATACCGCAGTCGGTATCAAACTTTTGAGGAATTGAACCTCTACTGTTACCGAGTGGCGGGGACAGTTGGGTTGATGTCCACAGCGGTGCTGGGGGTGGATGGCTCCGATCGCACAGCGCCTTGGAACAAGGACGATCGAATTTACATTCCCACAGAAGAGGCGATCGCATTGGGAGTTGCCAAACAGCTGACCAATATTCTCCGCGATGTTGGCGAAGATGCCCGTCGGGGTCGCATCTACATTCCCTTAGAAGAATTAGCTTTGTTTAATTACACGGAGGAAGACCTCTTCAAAGGTGTAGTTGATGACCGCTGGCGCGAATTGATGCGCTTCCAAATTCAACGGGCACGCAAGTATTTTGCCATCTCGGAAAAAGGTATCAAGGCACTCAACCCCGATGCGCGTTGGCCAGTTTGGGCGGCGATGATGCTCTATCAGCAGATTTTAGATGCGATCGAACGCAATCAGTACGATGTCTTCGGGCAAAGAGCTTATGTTTCTACCCCCCGCAAGATGCTGTGTTTGCCGATCGCTGCTATGCGAGCAAAAGTGCTTTAG